One Triticum dicoccoides isolate Atlit2015 ecotype Zavitan chromosome 4B, WEW_v2.0, whole genome shotgun sequence genomic window carries:
- the LOC119290624 gene encoding uncharacterized protein LOC119290624, with amino-acid sequence MAAAVAAVTSPDLFSFHASIAPLPAPPAGAEDDDGDFEFRIPAAVAALSAADELFSDGKLVPLLPLLNPASACSAPPCVEEEPPSEPVSPRAPRCAGRRWRDLLLLVTKKPKAGEAKGRAEASLGRREAHSRPLLSRDSSSSSSASSCDSGRNARRPPPPSRPPLRTRSAPVASLLHLMSKKNAGDCRNGAAAAAAPKQRQQQQACAHPLLTRASSSSSASSSDSGRNSRPPWHPHGPARPWRPAIAAESPRVSASGRVVFRGLERCSSTPAAAGIGGLRRPRPRGMERSYSTNVRVDPVINVFGFGHLFFPASPAKEKKADAAGGGRRSRPEKLAMMLRDPQD; translated from the coding sequence atggccgccgccgtcgccgcagtgACCTCGCCGGATCTCTTCTCGTTCCACGCGTCCATCGCGCCCTTGCCGGCGCCTCCGGCGGGCGCTGAAGACGACGATGGCGACTTCGAGTTCCGCATCCCCGCGGCGGTGGCCGCGCTCTCCGCCGCTGACGAGCTCTTCTCGGATGGGAAGCTCGTGCCTCTCCTCCCACTGCTGAATCCCGCCTCAGCCTGCTCGGCTCCGCCGTGCGTGGAGGAGGAGCCTCCCTCGGAGCCCGTCTCTCCCCGCGCGCCGCGGTGCGCTGGGCGGCGGTGGCGTGATCTCCTCCTCCTCGTGACAAAGAAGCCCAAAGCCGGCGAGGCCAAGGGTCGCGCGGAAGCGTCTCTGGGGCGTCGGGAGGCGCATTCGCGGCCGCTCCTCTCGcgcgactcctcctcctcctcctcggcctcctcgtgCGACTCCGGCAGGAacgcgcgccgcccgccgccgccgtcgcgcccgCCCCTGCGGACGCGCTCCGCGCCGGTGGCGAGCCTCCTCCACCTCATGTCCAAGAAGAACGCCGGCGACTGCAGGAACGGCGCCGCCGCGGCCGCTGCCCCGAAGCAGCGCCAGCAGCAGCAGGCGTGCGCGCACCCGCTCCTGACCCGggcctcctcgtcgtcctcggcctcctcctcagactccggcAGGAACTCCCGCCCGCCGTGGCACCCGCacggccccgcgcggccatggcgcCCCGCGATAGCCGCCGAGAGCCCGCGCGTCAGCGCGTCCGGGCGCGTGGTGTTCCGGGGCCTGGAGCGGTGCTCGAGCACGCCCGCCGCGGCGGGCATCGGCGGCCTGCGGCGGCCGAGGCCGAGGGGCATGGAGCGGTCGTACTCGACCAATGTGCGCGTGGATCCGGTGATCAACGTGTTCGGGTTCGGGCACCTGTTCTTCCCAGCTTCGCCGGCCAAggagaagaaggccgacgccgcgggcggcggccggaggagcAGGCCGGAGAAGCTGGCGATGATGCTGAGAGATCCGCAGGATTAG